The window TGCAGCCGGGATGACTGGTGGTTTGGCATACTTCCTCGATGAAGATGGTTCCTTCCCTGAATTAGTTAACCGGGAAAACGTCAAAATTCAGCGAGTTCTGACAGAAGCAGGCCAAAAACAACTGCAAGAGTTAATTAGAACTCACGCAGAACGCACTGGTTCACCCAAAGCCAAAGCAATTCTGCAAAATTGGTCAGAATTTGTCTCTAAGTTCTGGCAATTAGTACCACCTTCCGAAGCCGATAGTCCAGAGGCTAACCCGCAAGCAGTGGTAGAAAAACATCTGAGTTCGGTGTAGTTAATCGCTGATGAGTTATGAAAAAAGGGGACAGTAACAGCGTCCCCTTTTTTGATCACAATTAAACTTATTGCGAAAATTTTTAAATACACTATTTCTGCAATTTCACCAAATCAGATTTTAACGCGCGAAGTTGACCAATGAATTACGACACAGCCCGCAAACTGCTTGTATCTCAAACAATCACAACCGAAGAAAACCCTGATGCTTTATTGATGCGGATGAAGCAGGGAAAACCACCGGTTCCAGGTCAGATTACCTCGATTTTGTTGGCGTTAAAGGTTGTGTTTGAAGCCCTCAAAGATGTACCCAGTCTAGACCGCGAGTTAACTTTTGCCCTTTATCAGTTAAGTGTCAAGACACAACAGTTATACGTAGCTGGACGCAAAGCTGGGGTAGAATGGCCACCCCTACTTAAAGAAGATTTAGTGAGAATTTCTCTGGCTGTAGAAAGTATCTTTTCTGGTGTGTGGCAAACCCCACCAACTGGGGGATTTGGCGGGGTTTAAGATTCAGCGAGTTTGTAATTCTTGCAGCAATTTTTCGACATCAGTTTTGAGTAAAACTGTCATTTGTCCAGTGAAAGCTTTACCGTTGCGCGGTTTAGCTATTTCGATCCAATAAGCATAGCGATCGCCTATACGCAGTTGTCCTTGTAAAGCTTCTTTAATTGGAGTTTTGGCAAACCGCGCCGAGTTGACTTCACCTTGGCTGGGGTAGTCATACACCACCTGACCTTGATTAAAATCTTGATAGATATCGTAGCCATAAATTACCCGCAGAGATTCTTGCAGGCGTTGAAAACTCATCCCATTAATTGCATCGTACATTGCCAAGCGTTCGTAACGAATCCGGTTTCGCTCTTTGGCAAACCCCACTTTACCCGGAGGTAATACTGAAGCCTGAAACGTGAATCGTTGGGCGGCGGTGTCACTCTTCTGCACATATAGTTTTTCACCACTTCCAGGGCGCAGTGTCGGATGAGCATTCATCCAAGTTGTAACTTCTTCTGTAGTTTGCCCTGGTAAAGCATTAGCCTTGGAATTTACCAGCATTCCCACGCATAGCCAGGGAACTAGAGAAAAAGACAAAATTAAACCATTCACCAAAGATTTTTTTAGCATTTTCCTATTCGGGACTTACATGGAAATTTCCCCAAAGGGGGTTAACCATAGTTTTCCCGTTTTCGGAGGAATAATGTCAGAATATCAATTTGATAGCAAGATTATTCTCCAGCAAGTTCTCGCGCAATATCCATATTGGCAGCTAGTACACGCACAATTTCTACAGGCTTTTCTCCTCGATATATCAAGAAGTAACGGGGATGCACCAACCAGAAACGAACGGGTAACGGTGTCAAGTCAGAACGATAGTGCCCTATTCTGGGGTTGTCTGTCAGCAATTCACAGGCTGCAAGAAGTTTATCCAGCATCCGTTCAGCAGCATCTTGATTATCTCGTGCAATATAAGCGTAAATCTGCGCTAAGTCGTTCTCGGCCTGCTCCGAGAGAATATATAGTTGTGGGGTCATTACACGCGCTTTTTCATCAATTTTTGCGCTTTGCTGCGTACGCGCTCCCGGACTCCTTCGGCGGGGAGACTTTGAGCATTGTCAAGTTCCGAAAGACCGATGGCAATTTGTTCATTGAGCCATAGTTTATATTCTTCGGAATGGTCGTTAAAACGTTTTAACAAACGCAACCCTTCCCGAATCACTTCACTTTGGGAATGATACAAACCAGACTCAACTTGTTTTTGGACGAACGCTTCTAGCTCAGGAGTCAGGGAAATATTCATTTGTGCCTCGCTTTATAACCAGAATAGCTATTATGATAACAGTTTTTGTTATTGCTTGTGTTTCAAAGATACAGCCGATGGTTACAACAGCAGTTGCCAAAATTGGTATATTTTTAAGTATTTTCTGGATTATTCACTGCTAAAAAAGCAACTTTAGCTGCGGCTTGTTCAGCAGCTTTGATGGAACGTCCTCTACCTTCACCGAGTTTTTTGCCATGTAGCCAAACTTCAGCAGCAAATCGCTCTTGATTGCGGTTAGGTTGATTAATTTCCTCAACGCGATATTCTGGTAAAACTTTAAATTGGGCTTGAGTCCATTCTTGCAAAGCCGCTTTATAGTTGAGTCGAGCCGGATCAAGCCGAATTTCTGTTGCTAGTTGTTCAAAATGAGGATCTAACCATGAACGGATGAGGTCTAAATTATTGGTGCTGAGGTAAAGCGCCCCTAACACAGCTTCAAAAGCATCCGCCAGCCGGGATTCTTGACCAACTTTATCACTGGTGGCACTGCCAGCAACTAATAAATATAGTTCTAAACCATATTCTCTGGCTAATTGGGCGAGAATGCGATCGCTCACTAACACCGAACGAATCGCCGCAAAATCTCCAACTTGGCAATCTGGATATTTTTCCCACAAAATCACAGCCGCCGCTAGTCGCACCACTGCGTCACCAACAAATTCTAGTTGTTCATAATTCGCTGAATCAGATACCGTTGGATGAGTTAAAGCCAAATCCAACAGTTGCCATTTAATGGGTGCTTCCAATGGCAAACCTAACTTTCTTACTAAGCTTTCAAGTTGTCTTTGACGGCGGGGATAAACAATTGTCATTAGTCAATAGTCAGTGGTCAATAGTCAATAGTCAATAGTCTTTCGTTTTTACTTTTGACTATGGACTCAAAGAGGAGAGAGTTGGTAGTAAGCCGGGTTCTGTTATCTATGTAAAAAATTTTACAAGATGGCAGTTATCTATCTGGGACGTTTGTTACCAAACGCCTCTAGCGGCTCTTATACGCGGAACTGGTAAAAGACCAACCGTAGTTCCTCTGGCCTTGCTCCCAACCGGGGTTTACCGAGCCAACACCTCTCGATGTTGCTGGTGCGCTCTTACCGCACCTTTGCACCCTTACCAAAAGTGGGGAGTAGTGAGTGGTGAGTGGTGAGTGGGGGTTTTTCCCTATTCCCTACTCCCTATTCCCTATTCCCTAATTATGGCGGTATCTTTCTGTGGCACTATCCTCACGATCGCTCGCACTGGACGTTATCCAGCAAGTTTGGTCTTTCGGGAGCCCGGACTTTCCTCAAAACTATGATTATGTATAGTTCTGCAACTGCCAGCGCCTACTCTCCCCCTACTTACAGTGTAATCCTGGATGGCATAATGTGTTCGATTTGGATTATTTCTTCTTCTTATTCCAAGGTAGAGCGTAAGTCCAAGGTAATTTTTTGATCGTGAACGGACAATTGATCAAATACATTGGCGGAATATTGATACCTGGTGCTATTCCTACGCGAACATCAGATATTCTTAACACTAGCTGTAAAGAAAATTCTAGCTCTTTACCTCGATTCATAAAGTCGTTATATAGTTTCTTCTGAGGCGGGCCGCCATTTTTTAAGCCACTAATACTAACTAGTGGTTTTTTGGCAGAGTAAGTTCCGGCTGTAGTATCCAACTCTAGAACATCTTCGGCTGTAATTTTTTCTGAGAGGGTTTTTTTCGGAGTAATTAAGCTGGGGGTTTGTGGGATTGCTAAGTCACGGGTTACAGATGATGAAATCCGAATTACGCGGCGCGATTGTTTGGTGTGTTCAACTACTAAGGTGCTGTTTTCCCAGTCAACATACACTGCCAGATTATCTGACTTATTTTCAATGGTAAGTTGCAATTCTTTGACATCATCTAATCCATAAGCAGGATTGAGTTTAAAAGAAATTCCAATTTGGTCTTTGAGTTCTTGGGCTGTGAGTTGTTCGTTGACTGCATCAGCTTTATACGTATACTTGACTTTATCATCAATAGATTCAATCATCCGATTGAAGGTGTAAGACACACCAATAATATAAAGTGTCAATACAACTAAATTTTGATCGCCGCTACCTCTGATCATTTGGATTTTTATCTCCCTGGATGAATTTGAGTTATTTTACTTTTCGTGATGTTTAATACTGGAAAAATTAGCGAGCCATCCTCTGCGCCAAAATAGTATCAGTAAACTAACTGCGATCGCTACCATTAAAGCCAAGCAAGCCGGATAACCCCAATACCAATTTAGTTCAGGCATATTGTATGGTGATTTATCTGTATTGAAGTTCATCCCATAAATACCTGCAACAAAAGTTAAAGGAATAAAAATCGCCGAAACTACCGTCAGTAGCTTCATAATTTCATTCATCTTATTACTGACTGCTGATAAATATACATCCATTAATCCTGATGCTAATTCTCGGTAGGTTTCTACCATATCCATAACTTGTACTGTGTGGTCATAGCAATCTCGCAGATAAATTCTGACATCTTCACTAATTAAATCGCTACTATCTCGAATCAAAGTATTAATAGCATCTCGTTGCGGCCAGATAGACCGACGCAATTGTAAAAGCTCTCGCCTAATTTGATAAATTTGCTGGAGTGTTTGTGGAGTTGGTTTCAGGATGACTTCTTCTTCTAATTCTTCGATGCGTTCACCGTAAAGTTCTAATACTGGAAAAAAACCATCAATAATAGCATCTAACAAAGCATAAGCTAAATAATCAGCACCTTGTTTACGAATAATACCTTTGCCTTTATCAATTCGCATTCTGACACTATCAAAGCAATCATGTTCTGGTTCTTCCTGCACAGTCAGCAAGTAATATTTACCTAACACAAAACTTACCTGTTCGCTATAAAACCCACAGGTATTTTCTTTCGGCACGACCATCCGAGAAATTATCAGTAATTGGTCTTCATAATCTTCGATTTTAGGGCGTTCTCCCATATTGACCACATCTTCTAAAACCAGAGGATGTAACTCAAAGACTTTACCCAAACGTTGTAATATATCTTGACTACCTACACCTTGAACATCTACCCAAGAAACTGATTCCGTATCTAAGTAACTCAAACATTCTTCAGGAGTAGCAATTTGTTTACGGATAAAATTTGTTTGGTTGTAATCAAACAAAACAATGATTGGCGCTTCTGCATTTTCATCAATAATCAGAGTTCCTGGTATATTTCCTGGTTGATGATAAAAATCCTGGAAATTGGGCTT is drawn from Aulosira sp. FACHB-615 and contains these coding sequences:
- the corA gene encoding magnesium/cobalt transporter CorA, translated to MISKVRRLSKKVRKPNFQDFYHQPGNIPGTLIIDENAEAPIIVLFDYNQTNFIRKQIATPEECLSYLDTESVSWVDVQGVGSQDILQRLGKVFELHPLVLEDVVNMGERPKIEDYEDQLLIISRMVVPKENTCGFYSEQVSFVLGKYYLLTVQEEPEHDCFDSVRMRIDKGKGIIRKQGADYLAYALLDAIIDGFFPVLELYGERIEELEEEVILKPTPQTLQQIYQIRRELLQLRRSIWPQRDAINTLIRDSSDLISEDVRIYLRDCYDHTVQVMDMVETYRELASGLMDVYLSAVSNKMNEIMKLLTVVSAIFIPLTFVAGIYGMNFNTDKSPYNMPELNWYWGYPACLALMVAIAVSLLILFWRRGWLANFSSIKHHEK
- the rnc gene encoding ribonuclease III, which translates into the protein MTIVYPRRQRQLESLVRKLGLPLEAPIKWQLLDLALTHPTVSDSANYEQLEFVGDAVVRLAAAVILWEKYPDCQVGDFAAIRSVLVSDRILAQLAREYGLELYLLVAGSATSDKVGQESRLADAFEAVLGALYLSTNNLDLIRSWLDPHFEQLATEIRLDPARLNYKAALQEWTQAQFKVLPEYRVEEINQPNRNQERFAAEVWLHGKKLGEGRGRSIKAAEQAAAKVAFLAVNNPENT
- a CDS encoding type II toxin-antitoxin system RelE/ParE family toxin yields the protein MTPQLYILSEQAENDLAQIYAYIARDNQDAAERMLDKLLAACELLTDNPRIGHYRSDLTPLPVRFWLVHPRYFLIYRGEKPVEIVRVLAANMDIARELAGE
- a CDS encoding type II toxin-antitoxin system ParD family antitoxin; the encoded protein is MNISLTPELEAFVQKQVESGLYHSQSEVIREGLRLLKRFNDHSEEYKLWLNEQIAIGLSELDNAQSLPAEGVRERVRSKAQKLMKKRV
- a CDS encoding Dethiobiotin synthetase — its product is MNYDTARKLLVSQTITTEENPDALLMRMKQGKPPVPGQITSILLALKVVFEALKDVPSLDRELTFALYQLSVKTQQLYVAGRKAGVEWPPLLKEDLVRISLAVESIFSGVWQTPPTGGFGGV